A region from the Cannabis sativa cultivar Pink pepper isolate KNU-18-1 chromosome 9, ASM2916894v1, whole genome shotgun sequence genome encodes:
- the LOC115721755 gene encoding universal stress protein PHOS32, with protein MAKQARRVGIGMDYSATSKAALRWAVDNLIDGGDHIILIHVEPPNADHTRKQLFEDTGSPLIPLEEFREINFSKQYGLKNDAEVIDILDRASRSKGAKVVAKVYWGDPREKLLDAVQQLNLHSLVLGSRGLSPIKRVLLGSVSNHVVTNASCPVTVVKGPQSKS; from the exons aTGGCGAAGCAAGCTCGTAGAGTTGGGATAGGGATGGATTACTCAGCAACCAGCAAAGCAGCCCTTCGATGGGCCGTTGATAATCTCATCGACGGCGGAGATCACATCATTCTAATCCACGTTGAGCCTCCTAATGCTGATCATACAAGGAAGCAGCTCTTCGAAGATACAGGCTCAC CTTTGATTCCTTTGGAAGAATTTCGAGAGATAAATTTCTCAAAGCAATACGGACTGAAAAACGATGCGGAGGTAATTGATATTCTGGACAGGGCTTCAAGGAGCAAAGGGGCTAAGGTAGTGGCCAAAGTGTATTGGGGAGACCCTAGAGAAAAGCTTTTGGATGCTGTTCAACAACTCAACCTTCATTCTCTTGTCCTTGGCAGTAGGGGTTTAAGCCCCATCAAAAG GGTATTGCTTGGCAGTGTTAGTAACCATGTGGTGACAAATGCATCTTGTCCAGTTACTGTGGTGAAAGGACCTCAATCCAAATCTTGA